In Bradyrhizobium guangdongense, the sequence GAAATGAAGCCCTTCCTCAACGCGATTTCCTCGGGACAGGCGATCCGTAGACCTTGGCGCTGCTCGAGGATCTGCACGAAATGGCTAGCCTCGACCAAAGATGCGTGCGTACCGGTGTCGAGCCAGGCAAAGCCTCGTCCGAGAACCTCGACGAAGAGATCTCCTCGCTCGAGATAGGCTTTGTTCACGTCAGTAATCTCGATCTCGCCCCGTGCAGAGGGGCGGATATTGGCAGCAATGTCCAGGACGTGGTTGTCGTAGAAGTAGAGGCCCGTCACGGCTATATCTGATTTAGGTCGCTGGGGCTTCTCTTCGATCGACAACGCCTTGCCCGCAAAATCAAGCTCGATCACGCCATATTGTTCGGGTGTCTTCACCACATAACCAAAAATAGTTGCGCCCTTCTTGCGCAGGAACGCCTTGGCGAGCATTTCCGGCAGGCCATGACCATAGAAGATGTTGTCGCCAAGGATCAGCGATACCGGGCTATTCGCCACAAAACCTCGACCCACGATAAATGCGTCCGCAAGGCCACGCGGTGTGTCTTGCGTGGCATAAGAGAATTGAAGGCCGAAATCCGAGCCATCACCGAGCAGTTGTTGAAACAGCATCTGATCGGGAGGGTTCGAAATAATGAGGATTTCGCGAATACCAGCCAACATGAGGGTCGACAGCGGGTAATAGATCATCGGCTTGTCAAAGACCGGCAACAACTGCTTGGAGACCACTGTCGTGACGGGATAGAGGCGCGATCCGGTGCCGCCGGCGAGAATAATACCTTTCATGGCCCCTCACAAATTTACCAAGCAGAAATTATCAAATAGGATGCGCCGGACAAGACTGTTATTTTTTACACACGCTAGCCGAGCCACGCGTGGGCAGATTTTGGAAGCGGAGCTTGAAGGGGGTCTGATTGTCGAACCTCAACTGTTCGGCAATGCCTGGGAAGCTCGTCAGTGTGCTCAAGGGGCGCATCTTGGATGTTGCTGCCGATGTGAGGGTCGGAAGCTCCACCTTGGGCCGGCATGTGGCTTTTGAACTGAACGACAAGAAGAGTCGTCAGCTTTGCAGTTTTCGTTTCACCTCCGGTGACGGCCGCCTTGTCAGGTTAAGACGATTGCTGTGTAAAAGCCCTTATGGACAGTAATAACTGCAGGACTCAGGTCGAGCGGTCCGAGGTTGTCGAGCCTGGCCGGGCCGTCGGTGGGCCGATGATGAGAAGCTCAAGATCGTTCTGGAGAGTTTGGAGAGCGCGCGGGCCCTCTCGTCGACGGCACCGGGATACGGCATCTCACGTTCGCTGTCGCTGACTCGGCGTCGATCGTTTGGTGCACGGGCGAGTAGTAATGTAGAGCCTCGGCCCTGCTTTGTGCCAGCGATCGTGTTGCCGGACTCGTCGACAGTGCCATCGACAGCGTTAGCGCGGCCAGCGAGCGGACGCATGGGGATTGTCTCCGGCAAAGCTTATCGAGTGATTGTGGACGCCGACGTTGATCTGACGGTGCTGTCTCGCGTGTCGGATCTGCTGGAGCGGCGATGATCCCGATCGCAGCAGGAGCGAGAATCTGGATCGCAACCGGTCATATTGACATGCGCAAAGGCATGCAGGGTCTGGCGTTGCTGGTGCAGGAGGGCCTTGGGCGAGATCCTTTTGCTGGAGACGTTTTTGTGTTCCGTGGTCGCGCTGGCACCCTGATCGAGGCGCTTTGGCACGATGGGATCGGGTTGTCACTCTACGCTAAGCGGCTGGACCGTGGCCGCCTCATCTGGCAGGCGACGGTGGACGGCGTGGTGTCGTGAACTGCAGCTCAGATGGGCTATTTGCTGGAGGCGATCGACTGGCGCAGTCCTCAACACAGCTGGCGGCCGCAGAGCGCCGGATAGTTGCGCATTAATCCCGTGAGAGTACGAAAAGCCCGCGCTAAATCGCGGCTTTTGTGATTCCATGGGTGGATGGGTGACGGTCGCGAAGATCTGCCGGACGACATTGAGGCGCTGCAGCAGCGTTGCTGGCGACGCGCGCTGAACTTGCCAAGTTCGCGCCGAGTTGTCCGACGATCATGCGCTGATCGCTCACCTGAAGCTGCAGATCGAAAAGCTGAAACGTGATCGTTACGGCCCGCGTTCGGAGCGCACCCTGCGGCTAATAGATCAGCCCGAACTGACGCTGGAGGAGCTGGTTCGGCGACGGCGGACGAACTCGCAGCTGAAATGGCGACGAGCATGACCAGGAAGGTGGCCTCGTTCACGCGCAAGAGGCCGTCGCGCCAGCCGTTCCCAGACCACCTGCCTCGCGAGCGGATGCTCGTGCCGGGACCTGCCACGATGCGCCTGCTGCAGCGGAGCGAGTTTGTCCAAGCTCGCGGAGAGACAGCTGTTAATGTGTAAAGGCGGGGAACCAGCGTTTTCAGTGGTAGCCCTCACCGTTTCCTAAAATAGAGCTGCGTTGCGCGCCCGTCTCGGTGCAAGAGATGCTTTGCGAGAGTCCTGGCTGCTCTCGGCAACTCGGCCGTCGCTAGAGCCAATGGATGTTCGATGTGATCGAATCCAGCGCGGGACGCAATCGATTTTAATGTCCCGTGGCTAAAGCAATTGATGTGCTCTAGCGGATGAGCAAGGCGGTAGTCTCTTTCTGTCGAGATTGTCGTCACGCCGGAGCAGTCGGGCGTGGTGATGAAGAGGATGCCGCCAGAGACAATGTGAAGATTAAGCGCTTCCAGTATCGACCGGGGGTCGTCGAGATGCTCTAAAACCTCGAAAAGAGTAAGGGCGTGGAACATGCCTGTCACATCATCAAGCGATGGAAGTATCTCGACTGCAGCTTTGCTGCGCCTGCCCATCGAGCGATCGACGCCAATAGCCTCGAAACAGAGCAGCGAGCAGCTTTGCAGGAAGTGACCGAACCCGCAGCCGAAATCTAGGAGGCGAACAGCATCGACACCACGGATTGATCTGGTAAGCAGCTCGATGCGCAAGGCGTGCTCGATGTAGCTGAGGCCGCCGCGGAAGTTGCGCGTGAAGGTATAACCCTGGCTTCTCTCGAATTTATTGATCGCATCGCCGCTCATCCAGCGCGAGAAGCGCCGCTCGTTCCATTCTTTGTTGAGAATGCGACGGTGAAATACTTGCGAGCAGCCGTGACACTTCACAAGGGACCACGTGGCCGAGCGGAGAAACGGGAGGGGATCTTCGCCCCACGGATCCGCAGCCAAGAATCCTTGGACAGGCTCGTCCACGTATCGGCCGGATGAAAGTTCGGTCAGGTCGGTCGACCGGCAATTAATGCACTCGGTTCGTTCGGTAAAGACGGCTTGCGAAACTGCATTAAGCATGAGAGCACCTCGAAAACGGGTTATGCTATCGCACGTTGCAGGCGCCGCCTAGTCCCCGGTCATAGGTAACGGACGCTCCCTCCCGCTCCTTCGCGACGGGCGCCTGACGAAAGCGTTGGGCCACTCGTTGGCTGGTGCAGGGGATATAAGCCCTAGGCGTCGCTGGCTCGGATCATGTGCAGGAAACATTGGCGATGCAGCCATAGTCGGCCACGACGTCTCGGCATCTGGGCCTTGTAGCAGAAATGGCGTATTGCTTTGCGCGTACTGCGAGGGAAGCGCGCAAGCGCGCCACGAACAGCTCGCTTGTCTAGCGGAGCGTTGAAACATTGCACGCCTCAAGTGGATACGCAATGGGGGCATCTTCCGCGAGATCTGGTACGCGCGTTCCGAATTGGTGCGCGGCGGGGGAGATCGTGTGCCGTAAGAACGGCCCTCGCGTGCCCCGTAATCAGCTCCAAAGCTCTCCTCAACTGCGAGCAGCGACGGCGGAGGCAGAGCCGTGCTCTGCCTGACTCAGTAGGTCATAGATCACGACCAGGCTGGTTGTGGCATGCGCGTTAATGAGCGCGACCAGGAGTTCGGAAGCCAATGGCGCGCGAGCGGCGTAGATGCAGACGAATTGGACCCGCGACCGTGAAGGGAGGATTGCCGAACTTCATCAGGGCACTGGCTTTCGAACAGTGTTGGAGAGGTGAAATGGAAAGTCTCAACCTGTTCGATCGTGGCGTCAAGGGAAAGGGCCAACTCGAACAGCAGTCGTTAGTCGGGATTGAGGAGCTTGTCCAATGCTAGGCTCAAGGACTGCTCGGATGCGTCTTTTCATTCCGCGGTTGGCGTCGGCTGCGGCAATCTTGTCCTTCGGCGGAGCCTCGATTTACAGTCAACAGGCGAATGGCGATCCGTTGGACCTCGCCCCCCGTTGGGCGGCGGGCGGCTGGACGAACTCGGCTGGGTCGCTGCCGCTAGTACCGCCGCTTCGCTGCGGCTTCGCGCTGACGCTTAGAAACAGGCTAGGCGTTAGAAGCGGTAGGCTTACGCACCTTAACAGCAGGATTAGAGTTGTGCTAAAACAGCCCCTGTATCGCTCGCCCTTTCTTTCCAACAACTTGAGAAAGCAAGTTCCAAATTAATTATGGGCTGTAGCCGGCCTACCAAGGAGCACAATGAGACTCGGATACCTTGTTCCTGAATTCCCAGGACAGACGCACGTTTTTTTTTGGCGCGAGATCCAAGCGCTGCGAAGAGCCGGAGACGAGATTTTTCTTGTTTCAACGACGCAGCCGCCGGCCAGTGCGACCACGCATGAGTTTGCGCCTGTTGCGATATCTCAGACCAAATACCTGTTTCCTCCGTCTCCCGCGGGGCTCGGCCAATGGGCGCTCGGCGGATTGCGAGGGTTGACCCATGGACTTAGCTATATTCGACGGATCCAAGATCGGAGCCTCGCAGGCCGCGTCAGGCAGCTAGCGCTGCTGTTGTTGGCGGCTGACCTCGTTGACTGGGCCAGAAAGAATGGCATCGACCATATCCACGGCCACTCCTGCGCCGATTCGGCCCATATATTGGCGCTCGCCCATAGGATGGGAGGCCCTCCGTATAGTCTCACGCTTCATGGTGACCTAGGAGTGTACGGCAGCGATCATTTGCTCAAGGCTGAGCACGCCACCAGAGTATTCGCAGTGGGCAGACATCTTCGACAGCAGCTGTGCGGTATCGGAGTGGATAACGAGAAAATCGTGGAAACATTTATGGGCGTAAACACAGGGGAGCTCGCGAAACTGGGGTCGGCGCGTGATATGCACCGGGCAGAGCTTCGGCTCGTCACGGTTGCTCGCCTCGACCCTTCCAAAGGGCATCTTCACGTCTTGATAGCGATCGCGCGTGCGCGAGATGCAGGCATCAAAGTTCGATATCGTATTGCTGGCCAAGGTTACTTCCGGGACGCGATTGCCTCAAAGATCAACATGCTGGGACTGTCGGACTGCGTCGATCTCTGCGGAACGGTTTCAGAGATGCAAGTTTATTCACTGCTATCTAACTCAGACGTTTTCGTTCTCGCGAGCACCGGAGAAGGAGAGGCTTGGCCGGTGTCGGTCATGGAAGCTATGGGTGCCGGCCTACCAGTCATCTGCAGCGAAATTGGCGCAACAGCCCAGATGATAACTTCCGGTGTGGATGGAATTTTGGTGCGCCAGGGGGATGATGACGCGATCTTCCGCGCGATTTGCAGCCTCGCGGGAGATATTGAGATGCGCGAGCGTCTTGGAAAAGCTGCAAGGCAAGCTGCAATCAAACGGTTTGATGTTGCGGCGAGTGCGCGAGTCCTGCGCCAAGCTATCGCCGCTCCTCAGCCCGATCGCGTTAGTTGAACCGAATTCATGGCTCGCTTTGCATGAACGAGCTAAGCTCTCTTGGAGATGCGCTCTTGGGAGGGCTCGAATTGTTGCCGATCCTCACTGCGACGAGGTCATGAAACCGGGAAATCTGCGAAAGTACGTCGATGCGCATCAATCTTACACGCAGCACCCCGCGTTCCAAACCATACAGTATTAAGCCGGACGATCGAATGGTTTCAAACAAAGTCGATTGGTTGTGGGCCGCCTCGAAAATAAGAAATTTCAGATTAGGCTGATCCACTAACCACGGCATTACTTTCGGTTCTGCCCCCTCGATGTCGAGCTTCGCGCCGAAAGTGCGGCCGCTCACCAGCGGAGCGGCGTATGTCTTGATGTCCTTGACCTCGCATTCCTCGACTATATCGAAGCAGGACACCTCATCGTGATCCGCGAAAGTTGCCATTCCAGAATGATAAGAGGGCGAGTGCAAAGAAAGCTTGTCATCATGATCCATAAGGCCAACCCGATGGAGCGTGACGTTCCTATAGTTTCCGGAGTCAATTGCCCTTTGAACGCGATCACTAAGCAGCCGTTGCGGTTCGAAAAGATGGACTGATCCCGTTGGTCCTACTACGTGCGATGCGGCTAGTCCGATTGTTGAATAGTTTGCGCCTATATCAAGGAAGGCGTCGCTTGGCTGAAGAAGGAACCGAGCGGTCTCCTCGACCTTGGGATCATTAGTGCCAAAGAAGTAAAGAATGCGGCCATGATAATCAGACATCGATACCTCGATGTGGCCTCCGTCTCGCAAGCGCGCCAGTGCGACTGGTGGTCCTTTGCGCAATAACCGATTCATCGCTGGATTGAAGCAGATCTGCGTCAGGCCGCTTTTAATTGGCAGCTTGTGGAACATGCCAGCCAGGACGTCTACAGTAACTTCTTTGAGCATCGGTTCCGCTTCGATGGTGGTTGATTGGATATAGGTAAGTTAAGCCGAGCTTTGTGAATTTAGGTGCACGTTGCAACCGAGTGGTCTGATTTCAGTCTAAACAAGCGGGGTGCTTCCCGGATGTAGGAGGCCAGTCTCAGGAGGCATAGCGGAGAACGAAGTTGGGTCCGAACGCCTACGGCTTATGACAGCCTTCTGTTGATCCGTAGCCGCGGCCAACCAATCAACTCCCCGAAGGATACCGAGTTCTTGAAGATGGCTCGTTTGAGCCGCACATCTATCAGCTCATAGGCGATGATAGTTGTGAGAAAGACCCCGACCAAGAGCGCTACAGGGTTAGTTATGCCGCACATTCGGTAAATTAGGATGAAGGTGGGGAGCTGTAACAAATAGAGCGAATACGAAAGGTCGCCCAAATAGTCCATTGCCTTTGACTGTTTGAAGAGAATGGTTCGAGAGAGTGCAACGACTGCGAATGAACAGGCAAATGTTGCAACGGCAAATCGTTCCGGGTTGAAATCAGAACACCAAATTAGGGTAGCTCCAATCGCTCCGAGAACGAGAGCAACTGCCGTCGACTGGTATTGGTAGAGCAGAAACCCCATCGCAAACGGCCAGAAATACTTGATGACATTTGCTTTGAGAGCGACAGCGTAAAGGAATCCCCCATCGACCGAATGCGGCAATACGAAGACTGTCGCTGAAATTAGGGTGAGCGCTGCCCATCCAGCCGCAGGTAGTCGCTTCAAGCAGGGCGAAATGATATAAAACGCGCACTCGACAGCGAGCGACCACAGGACGCTATTGTACGCGAGGCTTCGTACAAAAAATGTCTGTAGCATTAGCAAATTGCCGATTGCCGTGAGCGGGCCTTGGGCCTCAATAGTGTATAATGGGAGCTGATACGTACCAAGCCAAATTTCGAGCGCGATTGCGAAGATCGCGGAGCAGAAATACATAGGATAGATTCGTTTGAAACGACGGAAATAGAACCCCGATTCGTCGCGATCCAACGAAGCTGCAATCGAAAATCCAGAAACGACCAGAAAACCGGCAACTGCGGCTTTGCCTCCCAAGCTGGCAATGCCGGAGGTAAGAGCATCACTATGCAACCAGATCAGGTGCCCCCCAGCGACGATGGTCGCGAGCACCATCCTAAGTAGCGCCAATAGACTCCAGTTTATCGGGATTTCCCTGCTCATATTTTGAGGTTTTCTGTTGCCTTAATCGGAAGCTATATTAGATTTTTATTTAAAAACAGCCTCCACACGGCTTCCCAGCTCGTAGATTTAGGTCCAGCATCGGATAACGTTAATTCTAATCTTGCTTCCGCGCCAGATCTGATATTGCGCCGCCTTCCTAGACATTCGAGGGTACTCCCGCTACTGAGGAACGCCTCTTTTTGCCATCTCGCGGGGCGTCAATCTTTCATGGATTCCAGTTTAACTGCTTACGCAGCCCTGTTCATTTGGCCCGTCGTGGCCATGTCACTTTACGTGCTTTTTTCACCGTTCCAAGCGACCCTGTGGACGTTTCTCGGCGCACACCTGTTGCTGCCGGTCGGTACGATGATCAAGGTCGAAATGCTGCCTCAAGTTGATAAAGCGACAGTTCCGATCTTCTGTGCTCTCGTTGGGTGTCTCATCCGTCAACCTCGAAGGGAGAGGCCGCCGGGCCGCCAAGGAACGCCGTTTGACCTCATCGCTGGTTTCTTGATGGCATCATATGTTATTGGCGCGGTGACTTCGTCACTCCTTAACAGCGATCCAGTGATCATGGGCGACCGGGTCCTCCCCGGCACGGGCCTTTATGACGGCATATCGGGTGCGGAAGCCGCAGTCATCGCGCTAGTTCCATTCTTCTTAGGTTGGAGATTTTTTGGATCCGCCTCTGATGCTGCGCACATGATCAAGGGGCTGGTTGTCGCTGGTTTGCTCTACTCGATCCTGATGTTGGTAGAAATCCGCCTGAGCCCGCAACTGCATTTTTGGGTGTACGGATACTACCCGACCGATTTCCAGCAGGAGATTAGGGGCAGTGGATATCGGCCAATGGTTTTTACGGGACATGGCCTGCTGGCCGCAATTTTCCTAATGACGACCGTCGCAGCATCTGCCGCAATGAGCAAGGCGAGGGTCTCACTTTGGGGCGTCGGCGCCGGCAAGTTCAACGCCTATCTCGGTGCAATCTTGATAATGTGCAAGAGTGCGGGATCCTTGATGTTCGGCGGTGTTGCCACGGCGCTGATCTGGTTGACCTCGCCTCGAATGCAGGTCCGTGCAGCGGCCCTGCTCGTCACGTTCTCGCTCGGATATCCATTGTTTCGCGCGTTCGACTTGATTCCAACTAATTTGATAGCTGAGCTGGCGGGCGATCTGAATAACGAGCGGGGGCTTTCGCTCGCAACTCGGTTCAGGAACGAAGATCAGTTGTTAAGCCGAGCAGCAGAAAGAGAGATGTTTGGATGGGGCAGATATGGACGTAGCAGAGTCTACGATCCAGAATCAGGTCGCGACGTCACACTCGCAGATGGCAAGTGGGTGCAAACGCTGGGACAGTTTGGGTTGGTTGGATTTCTGTCTGAGTTCGGGCTGCTGAGCCTTGGGATTTATCGAGCGATGCGCGCAATAAGGTATTGTCGTGATCGTCGCGAACTAATCTACCTAGCCGCGCTTTCACTTATCGTAGGTCTGAACGTGCTTGATCTTTTGCCAAATTCTACGCTGCGTCCGTGGACCTGGTTTCTCTGCGGTGTGGTTTTCGCGAGAGGACAGGATTGCGTTGCGCGGGCAGGGGATGTCAGGATTCGTTCCCGCGCGTCAGATGCTAGAGCGCTCCGGCCAAGTTAGGCGTCGGCTCTCAGATAGCGATAGCTCCGCGCGCGCTACGTGGGTATCTACTCGGTCCGAGTACGAGATCAAGAAATGTCTTCACGGTCGGTAGGCTCGCCTTGTCTGTTTGCGTTCATCCTGCTCGACCGCACTCGTGGCTAAAGTGATGTCAGCCAAAGGGAGCGCTGCTTTACCGTCATTTAAAGCCCGGGTCCTAGGGGCCGGGAGCTGGACTCTGCTAGGGCACTTTCTCAGTTTGGTTTTGCGATTTGTAGGCACCCTGGTTCTTAGCCGCCTCTTTTACCCGGAAATCTTCGGGCTGTTGTCAATCATTGCGGCCGTACAGATGATCATCACGCTACTGACTGATATTGGGCTCAGGCAGGCCGTCGTTCAGAGCAAGTATGGCGACGAGTCCTCGTTCCTGAACACTGCTTGGACCGTTCAGGTGCTGAGAGGCTTTGCTATATGGTCAGCAGGTATTTTAATTTCCGGCGGGCTGTGGCTGGCGAGCAGTTTTGGTCTGCTTGCAAAAGGAGCAGTCTATAATCACCCCGATCTGCCGGTCTATATTGCGGTGGCATCGGCTTCTGCGGCCCTTCTCGGCTTCCAATCGATGAAGTCTATCACGGCAAGCAGGTTATTACAGCCAAAGCGCTTAGTGTTCATTGACCTAACGGTTCAGGCCGCTGCCCTGGTCTTCAATATTGCGTTCGGCTGGTTAACTCGATCCATTTGGGCCTATATCGCTGGACTGATCTTTTCTTCGGCTGTGACTGTCTGGCTAACACACGCCTACCTTCCAGGATCGCGGGACCGTTTCGGCTGGAATCGCAGCGCTCTCCGCGAACTGCTGCGATTTGGCAGGTGGACTTTTGCGTCTTCGGCGCTCAGCGCATTTACAATAAATGGCGACCGCTTGCTCTTGGGTGCATGGGTCGCCGCACCCATAATGGGGTACTATTCGATCGCAGCAAACCTGTGCTCCATCGCCGAAGGGGCGTCAAATCAGTTATTCGGCAACGTTGCCTTCCCTGCTCTTAGCGAAGCAGCCCGAGATAGCTCGGCACGGCTGAGGCATGTATATATTCGTATGCGGTGGCTCACCGATCCGGGGCTCCTTTTCATGGCCGGATTTTTGTTCGCCACCGGCGAATTGTTGGTCTCTATTTTGTATGACCCGCGATATGCATCCGCTGGGTGGATGTTGCGCTATCTCTCATTCGGCTTAGTTTTTTGCCGGTATGGAATTTCACAGAGCGCATTTCTTGCTCTAGGTCGTCCTGATCGGGTATTGGCGATCAGCTGCGCAAAGCTAATTTCACTGTTCTGCTTTGTCCCGGTCATGTTTTTCAGTTTTGGCCTCGATGGCGCAGTTATAGGCTTCGCGATCCATATGCTGCCAGTCTCGATGTTGATCCTTTACTTCAACTGGGAACATCACCTGCACAGCCTCCGTTTGGAGGTGACCGTCCTCGTTGCCTGGA encodes:
- the rfbA gene encoding glucose-1-phosphate thymidylyltransferase RfbA is translated as MKGIILAGGTGSRLYPVTTVVSKQLLPVFDKPMIYYPLSTLMLAGIREILIISNPPDQMLFQQLLGDGSDFGLQFSYATQDTPRGLADAFIVGRGFVANSPVSLILGDNIFYGHGLPEMLAKAFLRKKGATIFGYVVKTPEQYGVIELDFAGKALSIEEKPQRPKSDIAVTGLYFYDNHVLDIAANIRPSARGEIEITDVNKAYLERGDLFVEVLGRGFAWLDTGTHASLVEASHFVQILEQRQGLRIACPEEIALRKGFISLETFIKVAKKNAKSSYGEYLASVALLFSNGQL
- a CDS encoding dTDP-4-dehydrorhamnose 3,5-epimerase family protein; the encoded protein is MPGKLVSVLKGRILDVAADVRVGSSTLGRHVAFELNDKKSRQLCSFRFTSGDGRLVRLRRLLCKSPYGQ
- the tnpB gene encoding IS66 family insertion sequence element accessory protein TnpB (TnpB, as the term is used for proteins encoded by IS66 family insertion elements, is considered an accessory protein, since TnpC, encoded by a neighboring gene, is a DDE family transposase.) yields the protein MIPIAAGARIWIATGHIDMRKGMQGLALLVQEGLGRDPFAGDVFVFRGRAGTLIEALWHDGIGLSLYAKRLDRGRLIWQATVDGVVS
- a CDS encoding class I SAM-dependent methyltransferase; the encoded protein is MLNAVSQAVFTERTECINCRSTDLTELSSGRYVDEPVQGFLAADPWGEDPLPFLRSATWSLVKCHGCSQVFHRRILNKEWNERRFSRWMSGDAINKFERSQGYTFTRNFRGGLSYIEHALRIELLTRSIRGVDAVRLLDFGCGFGHFLQSCSLLCFEAIGVDRSMGRRSKAAVEILPSLDDVTGMFHALTLFEVLEHLDDPRSILEALNLHIVSGGILFITTPDCSGVTTISTERDYRLAHPLEHINCFSHGTLKSIASRAGFDHIEHPLALATAELPRAARTLAKHLLHRDGRATQLYFRKR
- a CDS encoding glycosyltransferase, coding for MRLGYLVPEFPGQTHVFFWREIQALRRAGDEIFLVSTTQPPASATTHEFAPVAISQTKYLFPPSPAGLGQWALGGLRGLTHGLSYIRRIQDRSLAGRVRQLALLLLAADLVDWARKNGIDHIHGHSCADSAHILALAHRMGGPPYSLTLHGDLGVYGSDHLLKAEHATRVFAVGRHLRQQLCGIGVDNEKIVETFMGVNTGELAKLGSARDMHRAELRLVTVARLDPSKGHLHVLIAIARARDAGIKVRYRIAGQGYFRDAIASKINMLGLSDCVDLCGTVSEMQVYSLLSNSDVFVLASTGEGEAWPVSVMEAMGAGLPVICSEIGATAQMITSGVDGILVRQGDDDAIFRAICSLAGDIEMRERLGKAARQAAIKRFDVAASARVLRQAIAAPQPDRVS
- a CDS encoding FkbM family methyltransferase, yielding MLKEVTVDVLAGMFHKLPIKSGLTQICFNPAMNRLLRKGPPVALARLRDGGHIEVSMSDYHGRILYFFGTNDPKVEETARFLLQPSDAFLDIGANYSTIGLAASHVVGPTGSVHLFEPQRLLSDRVQRAIDSGNYRNVTLHRVGLMDHDDKLSLHSPSYHSGMATFADHDEVSCFDIVEECEVKDIKTYAAPLVSGRTFGAKLDIEGAEPKVMPWLVDQPNLKFLIFEAAHNQSTLFETIRSSGLILYGLERGVLRVRLMRIDVLSQISRFHDLVAVRIGNNSSPPKSASPRELSSFMQSEP
- a CDS encoding acyltransferase family protein; amino-acid sequence: MVLATIVAGGHLIWLHSDALTSGIASLGGKAAVAGFLVVSGFSIAASLDRDESGFYFRRFKRIYPMYFCSAIFAIALEIWLGTYQLPLYTIEAQGPLTAIGNLLMLQTFFVRSLAYNSVLWSLAVECAFYIISPCLKRLPAAGWAALTLISATVFVLPHSVDGGFLYAVALKANVIKYFWPFAMGFLLYQYQSTAVALVLGAIGATLIWCSDFNPERFAVATFACSFAVVALSRTILFKQSKAMDYLGDLSYSLYLLQLPTFILIYRMCGITNPVALLVGVFLTTIIAYELIDVRLKRAIFKNSVSFGELIGWPRLRINRRLS
- a CDS encoding oligosaccharide flippase family protein; this translates as MAKVMSAKGSAALPSFKARVLGAGSWTLLGHFLSLVLRFVGTLVLSRLFYPEIFGLLSIIAAVQMIITLLTDIGLRQAVVQSKYGDESSFLNTAWTVQVLRGFAIWSAGILISGGLWLASSFGLLAKGAVYNHPDLPVYIAVASASAALLGFQSMKSITASRLLQPKRLVFIDLTVQAAALVFNIAFGWLTRSIWAYIAGLIFSSAVTVWLTHAYLPGSRDRFGWNRSALRELLRFGRWTFASSALSAFTINGDRLLLGAWVAAPIMGYYSIAANLCSIAEGASNQLFGNVAFPALSEAARDSSARLRHVYIRMRWLTDPGLLFMAGFLFATGELLVSILYDPRYASAGWMLRYLSFGLVFCRYGISQSAFLALGRPDRVLAISCAKLISLFCFVPVMFFSFGLDGAVIGFAIHMLPVSMLILYFNWEHHLHSLRLEVTVLVAWSAGWLVGLGIVELLSTCCRLVR